The Paenibacillus sp. FSL W8-0426 region GGGACCCTGGGCAGCTATTTCATAAATAAGGCACTGAAAATCACGACATCCTGCAAGAAATGGATCGTTAGCGCCCAGAAAAATCCTTTTGTTTCTAACATTGATTTGGCCAAAAACCATCCGATAAAAGCAGCCATCAATACGCCTGGTATCCCGCCCGGATTTCCAAAATAATGAACGATACCAAAGATCGATGCGGCTAATCCTTGCGCTACATACGGAGAAAATCCATATCTGCTAACAACGGCAACAAACGAAAACCGAAAGATGATTTCTTCTGAAAAAGCATTCATAAGCGCAAATAGAAGGATGAGTATAACCCCGGGATATAGCTCCAGACTTACGCCCCCTCCATGAACCACTTGGAAGTAGATGACGACAGACGTTACCAACGTAATCACGATTGCGAAGTTTACACCTAACTTTTTCCACGTCTCCGTCTCTTTTGGCTTAACGCCAATCCACGGTTCTGGCCGGATTATTCCATCCCGCCTTTTAAGGTTTAAATACGCAAGTCCCTCTTTCCCCGCGATTCCATAGACGATGCCGATCACAATAAAAGCCAATAACAATACCGTGATTTGATAACTCATCTCTAGATTGTATCCAGCACTTTCGAATATTTTTAATAGGAGGGGCGGACTGCTTTTGAACCATACCAAGAGAGGGGCACAAGCAGCAACCACGATCGAAATGAACAGGATGGGAACGATATTGAACCGTTTTTTATTCATTCTCTTGCCCCCTGTCTGGACGGTTTAACGATTCCAACGCATGTTGGCACCATTCGATGGTCATTCGCAGATATCGCTCACCGTAGTCGAGGGTCAACAACCAGAGCTGGGCCTGTTTGCTTTCCTTGTCAGGAACACTCGCTTTAATTCCTGCAAGCATCGCAGTTAACCGCTCGCTCTCTTCTAATTCTTCCTGGAGAAAAGCGATTAATTGGGGGATATGCCGTTCATCGGAGACAAAGAGCTTCATAAGCAATTCGTTCCTGATCACAGATTCCTCCGGCGGGAGGGCTAACCATGAATCAAGCTGTTCACATCCTTGTCGCGTAACACCATAGACGATTTTACGCCTCCCCGTCTCAGCTTCTTCCACAACGGACACATAACCCTCTTGCTCCAGTTGTTTGATGCTCTTATGAATATGTCCGTAGGATTCGTTCCAGAAAAGGCCGATGCTTTCCTTCGAAAACTTTACAAGTTCGTAGGCACTCATGGGTTTAATGCGAAGTAAGCCGAGAATGGCAAAATGGGTGGTATTGATTCTTTTCATACGTCCCTCCTCCTTCACAATATATCTTTGAGATATATCCAATTAGCATAATACTCCATAAGGCTAAGGATGGCAATCCATTTAGAGAAAAAATAAGCTCAAGCCATTTTTAGCATTGGAAGCTCCACAACTTGAATTGCCGTTACTTCAACAAAAAAAGCAGCCCCGAACGGACTTCCCACACTGCTAATCAGTTAACAATGGAGTAGT contains the following coding sequences:
- a CDS encoding CPBP family intramembrane glutamic endopeptidase, whose protein sequence is MNKKRFNIVPILFISIVVAACAPLLVWFKSSPPLLLKIFESAGYNLEMSYQITVLLLAFIVIGIVYGIAGKEGLAYLNLKRRDGIIRPEPWIGVKPKETETWKKLGVNFAIVITLVTSVVIYFQVVHGGGVSLELYPGVILILLFALMNAFSEEIIFRFSFVAVVSRYGFSPYVAQGLAASIFGIVHYFGNPGGIPGVLMAAFIGWFLAKSMLETKGFFWALTIHFLQDVVIFSALFMK
- a CDS encoding PadR family transcriptional regulator — encoded protein: MKRINTTHFAILGLLRIKPMSAYELVKFSKESIGLFWNESYGHIHKSIKQLEQEGYVSVVEEAETGRRKIVYGVTRQGCEQLDSWLALPPEESVIRNELLMKLFVSDERHIPQLIAFLQEELEESERLTAMLAGIKASVPDKESKQAQLWLLTLDYGERYLRMTIEWCQHALESLNRPDRGQENE